From the Danaus plexippus chromosome 5, MEX_DaPlex, whole genome shotgun sequence genome, one window contains:
- the LOC116769191 gene encoding scavenger receptor class B member 1-like: MDMLKNYRSMSGNTFESIVPNLPANYTTECCQDYSCPNQCYPHIYQAPPSPIVVPARTFYEPVVHNHPPLHVIKKIIARDKMKWRYHSSSEEVTSSDTDDSDTSTDYSSLALRWRPASLSLSATSFASITASQKVATAHHPDSLPTIAHTTVGSERFPASPIVQTSHGAARSKLGTPPTYAAPYHCGRHHNGGTGTSAPGLCDKANYVLMALGILFVVLPIVTLFVDPVLMAMKYLTRMSVGSKIYTMMKEEIPGALINVYIFNITNGEAFVSGEDYKLKVEQVGPFVYQEFRTNEGFEIDEEAGVMRYTPIAAARFMPEQSIADPRHVNITVINTIMLALASMLSSYSIFGKSGYNLLINQLQSKPFLNIDVDSYFWGYDDPLIALGNTLMPGWITFQRLGILDRLYDPAAVPRLELGIHDEDKFNIRTANGCPGLKVWQYENPSKRSRCNTFTDAYEGFAFPPGLTPDRALRLYRNVFCRMLELRFVDTKPLDFGPESFVYQIRNDSFAVNAETNCLCGEYGCAEGLSSAAPCLFGFDLGLSFGHFWNAYPKVYERIEGMRPDEKEHGSEFLIDPKSGAVLAARFTLQLNLIVRDVSYNSLTKPFSEMVIPMTYLKIVQPPLPNEAKNVFRFMYQVLPNIILGVQIIIFVIGFIMIAYTVRSIYWQVIVRKGIDLLNASNEKRRVHVPRSETLLVEEKPLDEYRLYSN, from the exons ATGGATATGTTGAAAAACTATCGCAGTATGAGCGGTAACACGTTTGAATCGATTGTTCCAAACTTACCAGCCAACTATACGACAGAGTGTTGCCAAGATTATTCTTGTCCAAATCAATGTTACCCTCATATCTATCAAGCGCCTCCATCCCCTATAGTTGTTCCCGCTAGAACATTCTACGAGCCAGTCGTTCACAACCACCCGCCTCTCCACGTCATCAAGAAGATAATCGCCAGAGATAAAATGAAATGGAGATATCATTCAAGCAGCGAGGAGGTCACCTCCAGTGACACAGATGATTCGGATACCAGCACAGACTACTCGA GCCTCGCTCTACGGTGGCGGCCAGCCTCCCTATCTCTTTCCGCCACCTCCTTTGCGAGCATCACAGCCTCGCAAAAGGTGGCAACGGCACATCACCCTGACTCGCTCCCTACCATAGCACACACTACAGTGGGAAGCGAGAGATTTCCCGCATCACCTATAGTCCAAACAAGTCACGGCGCCGCTCGGTCCAAGCTGGGCACTCCGCCAACGTATGCAGCGCCGTATCATTGCGGCCGTCACCACAATGGTGGCACTGGGACGTCTGCTCCCGGCCTATGCGACAAAG cAAATTATGTTCTGATGGCCCTAGGAATACTGTTTGTGGTACTACCGATTGTAACTCTCTTTGTGGATCCAGTGCTTATGGCAATGAAATAT TTAACTCGTATGTCAGTGGGCTCGAAAATATACACGATGATGAAGGAGGAAATTCCAGGAGCGCTTATTaacgtttatattttcaatataaccaACGGAGAAGCCTTCGTCTCCGGCGAGGATTATAAACTGAAAGTTGAACAAGTTGGACCTTTTGTTTATCA GGAGTTCCGTACAAACGAAGGCTTTGAAATTGATGAGGAAGCGGGTGTAATGCGTTACACCCCCATTGCTGCCGCGCGGTTCATGCCGGAACAATCTATCGCCGACCCACGACACGTCAATATTACTGTTATCAATACTATAATGCTT GCACTAGCATCTATGTTGAGTTCCTATTCTATATTTGGAAAATCTGGCtacaatttgttaataaatcaaCTACAGTCGAAACCATTCCTCAACATTGATGTGGACAGCTATTTTTGGGGGTATGATGACCCACTAATTGCTTTAGGCAACACCCTTATGCCAGGATGGATTACCTTCCAAAGATTGGGTATTTTAGATAGG ttaTACGACCCAGCGGCCGTCCCGCGACTGGAACTTGGAATCCATGACGaagataagtttaatataaggACCGCGAACGGATGTCCCGGCCTCAAGGTATGGCAATACGAAAATCCTTCAAAAcg TTCTCGATGCAATACTTTCACTGACGCCTATGAGGGCTTTGCCTTCCCCCCAGGACTCACTCCTGACCGAGCTCTCAGACTGTATCGTAACGTGTTCTGTCGGATGCTAGAGCTGAGGTTCGTTGACACTAAGCCACTGGACTTCGGTCCTGAAAGTTTCGTATACCAAATCAGAAACGATAGTTTTGCTGTCAACGCGGAAACCAACTGTCTCTGCGGCGAATATGGTTGCGCCGAAGGATTGTCCAGTGCGGCGCCGTGTTTGTTCG GTTTTGATCTTGGATTGTCTTTCGGACATTTTTGGAACGCTTATCCCAAAGTATATGAACGCATTGAGGGTATGCGTCCCGATGAAAAGGAACACGGTAGCGAGTTCCTGATTGATCCG AAAAGCGGTGCGGTTTTAGCAGCGAGATTCACTCTCCAGTTAAACTTAATTGTTAGAGACGTTAGTTACAACAGTTTAACCAAACCATTCAGTGAAATGGTGATACCTATgacctatttaaaaatt GTTCAACCACCGTTACCAAACGAagcaaaaaatgtattcagaTTTATGTACCAAGTCCTTCCTAACATTATACTCGGTGTACAGATTATAATATTCGTAATAGGTTTTATAATGATCGCGTACACCGTCAGAAGCATTTATTGGCAGGTTATTGTTAGAAAAGGTATTGATCTCTTAAATGCAAGTAATGAGAAAAGGAGGGTCCATGTACCACGTTCAGAAACACTTCTAGTAGAAGAGAAACCTTTGGATGAATATCGATTGTACTCgaattag
- the LOC116769291 gene encoding histone-lysine N-methyltransferase SETD1B-like: MTYSKNLKWILMVTFAVVLRSVDVQYAMPMPGYPPPPPPMFPMPAPMPLMCPLPFAIGISDGSGNQDSTTTTTTTSKPDVAVAIPLPIPVPMPVPAMPAMPAMPPVPAMPSYPPPPYCQRPPPRPRSCPPCPPCTCKPACTPSFYAYCSPCHMKCRCKSVDDVPRPIPPKELPIGPPYAVQLPQIIQPSPVVLVPFPPMPPRVLPPRRRQKKKRPIYSSCSEESSETSSSSEIDYLRGKKNKRVKLLKRNPRSSEGENELVKPMLSYISENGDIKFETKISNNDVDELLGTENDNRAERRYQTVQLMTREDESHRPQLVVFSKEDRNEKSGRIKNKQVLLRNGISNHVLEDGRKQLIFRPPNDKKISNLSVSFQIV, encoded by the exons ATGACATAC AGCAAAAATCTAAAATGGATATTGATGGTGACTTTTGCCGTTGTATTAAGATCCGTAGATGTCCAATATGCAATGCCGATGCCGGGCTATCCTCCGCCGCCTCCGCCGATGTTTCCGATGCCAGCTCCTATGCCCTTGATGTGTCCTTTGCCCTTTGCAATTGGTATATCGGACGGTTCTGGAAATCAAGATTCTACTACAACAACCACTACCACGAGTAAGCCTGACGTGGCCGTAGCTATACCTCTACCGATACCTGTTCCGATGCCAGTGCCTGCGATGCCAGCAATGCCAGCGATGCCACCAGTGCCAGCGATGCCATCATACCCTCCCCCGCCGTATTGCCAGCGACCACCACCCAGACCGAGAAGTTGTCCTCCCTGTCCGCCCTGCACGTGTAAGCCGGCGTGTACACCGTCATTCTATGCATACTGTTCTCCGTGCCATATGAAATGTAGATGCAAAAGTGTAGATGATGTTCCTCGGCCAATACCACCAAAAGAATTACCAATTGGACCTCCATATGCCGTTCAGTTGCCACAAATTATCCAGCCATCGCCTGTTGTTCTAGTACCCTTCCCTCCGATGCCTCCGCGGGTGTTACCTCCACGACGcagacagaaaaaaaaacgaccTATATATTCATCTTGTTCAGAGGAATCAAGTGAAACTAGTAGTAGTTCAGAGATAGATTATTTAAGAGGCAAGAAAAACAAAAGAGTAAAATTGTTGAAACGCAACCCACGCAGTTCAGAGGGTGAAAACGAGCTGGTCAAACCGATGTTGAGTTATATTTCAGAAAACGGTGACATTAAGTTTGAAACCAAAATAAGTAACAACGATGTAGACGAACTGCTCGGAACGGAGAATGATAATAGAGCAGAGAGGAGATATCAGACCGTTCAGCTTATGACGAGAGAAGATGAATCACACAGACCTCAACTAGTCGTATTCTCCAAGGAGGATCGCAATGAAAAGAGCGGACggattaaaaacaaacaagttCTTTTGAGAAACGGAATCTCCAATCATGTTCTAGAAGACGGCAGAAAGCAACTGATATTCCGACCACcgaatgacaaaaaaataagtaacttaTCCGTGTCCTTCCAAATAGTGTAG